Proteins from one Gibbsiella quercinecans genomic window:
- a CDS encoding ComEC family protein: MPGAISVCEHQNTPGRRHIKTSVDIAAIGVAAGTFPLLLLPQLPPWPWLMIIAAIALLLWRQTRNSVCQAMCWLLCGFLVASGSARVLVGQITALIGAPQNIIATVSSIRLQDEAPGRVIFRIEQVDGRWLLPALYFSAGWQQEIPCAGQRWRLQVRLRPVHAILNQGGFDSQRWALAQRQPLTGRITQAALLDPRCNLRQRIIHHAEQNIPAVNYKSVLLALAFGERTSLEKALRTLMLKTGIAHLMAISGLHVAMAAILVWLLLRGVQFFFPPYWIGYRFPLVVSWFFTVIYVWLAGGQPPAVRTGVALTLWMLLRIGGVQCSSWQVWLWCVSLILLCDPLAVLSDSFWLSVMAVASLIFWFDWVPLSERVRTTWFWAPVRWLHLQLGITLLLVPMQAGLFLGMTLTSLPANLWAVPLVSFLTVPLILLAIVLGALPTVSAALWWLADQTLLWVFIPLGYLQRGWVELGASSLLISLAGWLLVVCWRFNGWWHYAGGIAALALCGFLWRERPDPYRWRVDMLDVGHGLAVVISAQGKAVVFDSGGQWQSGNAAERYILPFLTWRSLAVEQIIISHNHLDHTGGLATLRQAFPQASVRSPQLGAGHLPCMVGVHWQWQTLDFRVLGPGKLVADAGNNDSCIVRVSDGQYSVLLTGDVELKGEALLLQQQRHLLPATVLQVPHHGSKTSSSSPFIRAVAPKAALASASRYNRWRFPAEKIVTRYVGYQADWHDTARSGQLSVFFFDKDWQIQGFREQLVPRWYHRWFGVMEDNE, translated from the coding sequence ATGCCTGGCGCTATATCTGTGTGCGAACACCAGAACACGCCAGGGAGACGGCATATCAAAACCTCGGTCGATATCGCAGCCATCGGGGTGGCTGCCGGCACATTTCCATTATTGCTGCTACCGCAGCTTCCTCCCTGGCCATGGCTAATGATTATTGCCGCTATCGCGCTGCTGTTGTGGCGGCAAACGCGGAACTCCGTCTGCCAGGCAATGTGCTGGCTGTTATGCGGTTTCTTAGTGGCGAGCGGTAGCGCCCGCGTATTGGTGGGGCAGATCACCGCACTAATTGGCGCACCGCAAAATATTATCGCCACGGTAAGTAGTATCCGCCTGCAGGATGAAGCGCCTGGCCGGGTGATTTTTCGTATCGAACAGGTTGATGGGCGTTGGCTGTTGCCGGCGCTTTACTTCAGTGCCGGCTGGCAGCAGGAGATCCCCTGTGCAGGCCAACGCTGGCGGTTGCAGGTTCGTTTGCGCCCGGTACACGCCATTCTCAATCAGGGTGGGTTTGACAGCCAGCGTTGGGCACTGGCGCAGCGGCAACCACTTACCGGGCGGATAACCCAGGCGGCGCTGCTGGATCCCCGTTGTAACCTGCGCCAGCGCATTATCCATCATGCGGAACAGAATATTCCCGCCGTGAATTATAAATCGGTGTTGCTGGCGCTGGCCTTTGGCGAGCGAACGTCGCTGGAGAAGGCGTTGCGTACGCTAATGCTGAAAACCGGCATTGCCCACCTGATGGCGATTTCCGGGCTGCATGTGGCGATGGCGGCGATCCTGGTTTGGTTATTACTGCGCGGCGTGCAGTTTTTTTTTCCACCCTATTGGATTGGCTACCGCTTCCCGTTAGTCGTGAGCTGGTTTTTCACTGTGATTTATGTCTGGTTGGCCGGCGGCCAGCCGCCTGCAGTGCGCACCGGGGTGGCACTGACCCTGTGGATGTTGTTGCGCATTGGCGGCGTGCAGTGTTCCTCGTGGCAGGTTTGGCTATGGTGCGTCAGTTTAATCCTGTTGTGCGATCCGTTGGCCGTGCTGTCAGACAGCTTTTGGCTATCCGTTATGGCGGTAGCCTCATTGATCTTCTGGTTTGACTGGGTGCCGCTAAGCGAGCGTGTACGCACCACCTGGTTTTGGGCGCCGGTACGCTGGCTGCACCTGCAGTTAGGTATTACGTTACTGCTGGTTCCCATGCAAGCCGGGTTGTTTCTGGGGATGACGCTAACCTCGTTGCCGGCCAACCTGTGGGCTGTGCCGCTGGTTTCCTTTTTGACCGTACCGTTGATTTTGCTGGCTATTGTTTTGGGCGCACTCCCCACCGTCAGCGCTGCACTGTGGTGGCTGGCCGATCAAACGCTGCTGTGGGTGTTTATCCCGCTAGGCTATTTGCAGCGGGGCTGGGTTGAGCTTGGCGCCTCATCTTTGCTTATCAGTCTGGCGGGGTGGTTGCTGGTGGTCTGTTGGCGTTTCAACGGCTGGTGGCATTATGCCGGCGGGATCGCGGCCTTGGCCCTGTGCGGCTTCTTGTGGCGTGAACGCCCCGATCCCTACCGTTGGCGTGTGGATATGCTGGATGTTGGGCACGGCCTGGCCGTCGTGATTTCCGCCCAGGGGAAAGCGGTGGTGTTTGATAGCGGCGGGCAGTGGCAGAGCGGCAATGCGGCGGAGCGCTATATTCTGCCGTTTCTCACTTGGCGTAGCCTGGCTGTTGAGCAGATCATCATCAGCCACAATCATCTCGATCATACCGGCGGGCTGGCAACGTTGCGGCAGGCATTCCCACAGGCCAGCGTGCGCAGCCCACAACTCGGCGCTGGCCATCTGCCCTGCATGGTCGGTGTGCACTGGCAATGGCAAACTCTAGATTTTCGCGTTTTAGGGCCTGGCAAGCTGGTGGCCGATGCGGGTAACAACGACTCCTGTATCGTCCGGGTGAGTGATGGGCAATACAGCGTTTTGCTGACGGGCGATGTCGAGCTGAAAGGGGAGGCGCTGCTATTACAACAGCAGCGGCATTTATTGCCGGCAACGGTGCTGCAGGTGCCGCACCATGGCAGCAAAACCTCGTCTTCTTCGCCGTTTATTCGCGCAGTGGCGCCCAAAGCCGCGTTGGCTTCGGCTTCGCGCTATAACAGATGGCGTTTCCCTGCAGAGAAAATTGTTACCAGATATGTGGGCTATCAGGCGGATTGGCATGATACAGCCCGCTCTGGGCAACTGAGCGTCTTTTTCTTCGACAAAGATTGGCAGATTCAAGGCTTTCGCGAGCAATTAGTGCCCCGTTGGTATCATCGGTGGTTTGGTGTTATGGAGGATAATGAGTAA